The following is a genomic window from Dama dama isolate Ldn47 chromosome 4, ASM3311817v1, whole genome shotgun sequence.
GCGGGAAGGAAGGTCGAAAAGGGGCTGCAGGCGGAGCCCGGGCTCCGGGGACCGGcccctcttcctttctcagcaggAGAAACTAGGAGACATCTGCTTCTCCCTCCGCTATGTCCCCACGGCCGGGAAGCTCACCGTCATCGTCCTGGAagccaaaaacctgaagaagatGGATGTGGGAGGGCTGTCAGGTGTGCGGGAAGCCACAAACGACGGCGGTGGTGGGCGGAGCCGGGTCTCAGACTAAGGCTCCCGCAGTTTCTGGGCCCTCGAGGGTCTCACAGGGGAGAGGACGGTCCAGGCTGCCGTGGACGGTTTAGATTCGATTTGGGCACAGAGAGAGGGGGGGCCTGAGGGGTCCGTGGGCTACCTCTATGTTGTTCCGAAGAAGAGCCTCGGGCGTTCTCCTTGGACTCAGCAGAGTGAGGGGGGCTAAAAgagtcctcctccctccccccagatCCGTATGTCAAGGTCCACCTGCTGCAGGGCGGCAAAAAGGTGCGGAAGAAGAAAACCACCATCAAGAAGAACACTCTGAACCCCTATTACAACGAGGCCTTCAGCTTCGAGGTGCCCTGCGACCAGGTCCAGGTGAGGGCACACCTGCCCATCGCCCCCTGCCAGAGcagcccttccccctgagccccAGGCCCTTAGAAACCCCCATTGCTACGGGAGGAGAGACTCTTTAGCAGCCCCTAGGAGCCAGGTCTAAGGGGTCTAATTGTGTTCCCAGTCTGTTTCCCCGACGAGGACCAGGAAGCCCCGCCCACCCAAACAAGACGGGACGCCCAGCGCCCGCCCGTAGGAGCTCTCGTTACTGAGAAAAAGAGACCCGCAACCCTAAGGCCAGGCCCACCCACCCATTTAACAGTCTTGAAGATGTGCCCCCCATTAGGACCCTGCACGCTGAGGAGCCTCTGAGCAACAGAGGTCCTGAGGGTTTATTTGCTTTAAAACCTGGTCGCAGGAAGACTCCAGTGCACTCCTGTAAACGTCCAGCAGGGCCCTCACCCCCTCCCTCTCCAAGCTCCAGATGAAACCTTAGCCCAGGCACCTATGGAGGCTCCCTAGAACTCAGGGAGGGGGTCTCCTTAGCAATAATAATAAGTCCCTGTGCGTTCTTACCCCACTTtctgtctcctcttcctcccctgcccaccccagaaGGTGCAGGTGGAGCTGACTGTGCTGGACTACGACAAGCTGGGCAAGAACGAGGCCATCGGGAGGGTGGCCGTAGGGGCAGCGGCCGGGGGGGCTGGCCTGCGGCACTGGGCAGACATGCTGGCCAACCCCAGGCGGCCCATTGCCCAGTGGCACTCGCTGCGGCCACCTGACCGAGTGAGGCCACCGCCAGCACCATGATGCCCACCCTCAAGCCCCTGACCCCAGGCCCCTGCCCAAAGCCACGCCCATGCCCACCTTTAAGGCCAACACTCCCCCACTCTACCCATTCCTGCCTTCTCCCCCACCATTATGCCAATCATGATAACTTGCCAACTCCCCCGATACAGCACATACCCAGAAGCCCCAGGGGCCCCTGGGGAAAGGGAGGCAGTctggcctccccccaccccagggtcccACCCTCTGCTTTGACAATCAGTGATCCCAGCCTACTATCCCCTTGGCTCCCAATGCCCCTTTCCTGTGCAGGATCACCCACTCCTGTCCCCAGTCTGATTCCTACACCACTCCTGGGACCAAATAAATATTCAGCAACTTTGCTGGCCTGGACCAATGCTCCTTGATGGGGGTGcacaggggtgggggctgggaaccCAAGAGGGGCCCTCCAGGGGTGGGATCACACAGGGGCGAATGAGGACAGGGCTGCCTATCCTGGAAATTCACACGGAAActcacccacccactcacccaccccTTCATCCAGCCACCCTGTCACCAGCCCACTCTCCCATTCACTTCTTCATCGATTCATTCACTTAGCCCtcaaagcttcagtttcctcatctgaaaaaatcGTGATAATGGTAATACCTACTGCATGTTTGCTCTGAGGAGTCAGTGAGAACTCACTTAGTTGTTCATGAATTTATCTGCTCCCTTGCCCATGATTTATGTAGATTTTCATACCCATATTCCCCTCCCTTctatttttccccttcctttcatCATCTGGGGTGcagtttcaatctctggtcagggaactaagatctcagaaGGCACGTGtcattagtcagtcagtcagttcagttgctcagttgtgtctgactctttgtgaccacatggactgcagcatgtcaggcttcccctgtccatcaccaactcccagagcctactcaaactcatgtccatcgagtcggtgatgccatccaaccatctcatcctttgtcgtccccttctcctcctgccttcaatctttcccagcatcagggtcttttccaatgagtcagttctttgcatcaggtgggccaaaattctccccctccccccaaaaagagACACAGTCAAGAGCCAGATCATGTAGGTGCTAGGAGATAAATCTAACAAGCTGGGATTGTCTGTACCTGCAGTGAGGACCCTCAGGAGGTTTCAGAGGGAAGTGGCATGGCTTGGTCTACTTTTAAGATTCCTCTGGCTCCTCCGTGGAGGAAGTGTTTTGGGGAGTGGTGGTGATGAGGATGAAAGGCAGTAAGTCTCGCTGGAGAAAGTCAGCATCTGGGGCTCCAGTGGGCTGAGGGACTAGAACCctggagggactcagccatcatTTCCTTCCCAGTGCCCAGGACTGTCCTCGCCAGGCAGACGAACCGCTGTTCAGTCCGCCACTCACCTGCTGACTTCACGTTacccttcccattttacagagtgggAAATGGAGGCAAAGAAAGAGTGACTGACTTGTCTAAATTCACGCAGCTGGGTGAGCAGAGGAGGCAGAGAGCCAGCGCTCTGTGGGTGCTGTTCCCTGAGCTGAGTGGTGGGGATGATCTAGAGACTTGTCTCACTTGAGTCCCTGACCTTGTGGGACTCGCAGACAGGTCAATTCATGGCATTGAATtgcaagggggattcttaaccactgggccaccagggaagcccttactgcaatttaaaaaaaaatccaaactaatgcaaaaaagaaatccaagatggaaaagtattaaaaaattaatggcaGGATCTGACCTTTACTTGGGCCTCCTTGCCCTCGTCTAATCCTGGCCCTgttataataaaactttatttacaaaagtagaCAGCCTGTGGTCATAGTTTGCCAATTTCATTTCTTAAACGACTGcattaaaatagcattttcttCCTACAGGTACAATAGTTGTAACTAACCTTGAGACCATTGATAATAGTAAACTATAATAAAATAGGAAGTGGTGAATTTTAAGTATGGTTACTTTTATTTAGCGTATTTtactgaatttaatttttaataattaatttagtAAAACTAATTTTTAGTAATGATTGTGTGTAACAACCAGGTCACAAAGTTTCCTAAAATTTAGCAACCAGGGGCCAGGCTAGCTGGTCCCAGCACTTGGCTGTGTATCCCACCTGGTGAGAGAACTCCTGTGCGGGGACACCGAAGTGTACAGTTTGAGGTCTAGTTCACCTCAGTTTAACTTGGGTTTATCAAGATTCGGTTCTATTCTGTCTAAATGTTGGATCGATCCAGGCCTCCTGCTTCCAGAAATTTGGACCGCCCCAGGCTCCGTCCCAGCCTCTCCTGGCCCCGCCCCTTCGCCGGCTCTGTCGTCATGACGACGCGTCCTCAAGCCCTCAAGCCCGGGTGGTCGTCCCTCAGCGCTTCCATTGGCCAAAAGTTCGCAGCCGGCAGGTCTCGCTCACTCTCATTGGTCCGTTGGTCGCGGCCGTGCCAGCCCACACACTTCCATTGGCCGAATGATTGAAAAGGGCGGGGACTATGAGCAGCAGTTGAGGAGGGGCCTTCGGACCTGAGCGCAGCCCAgagcggggagggagggggtgtcTCGGGTTATTTGGAAGGATAAAGGTGAGGCGGGTGGAAGGGGCGAGAAGTCGGGGCAGGTGCGAGGGCAACAGGTGGGCAACGGAGACTCGATGTTTGGGGATCCCCAGGTTGTGCGGACCGCACGGCGATGACTACGCCGGCAGGCTCGGGCACGGGCTTTGGCTCTGTGTCCTGGTGGGGCCTGTCCCCGGCAGTGGACCTGCAGGCTGAGAGTGAGTCCCCCGCTCAGGATCACAAATCGTGCGACACTGCGGCTGCCTTCACAGCCTGGCAGACAGCGCGCTAACGTTCTCGGGGGCTCCAAGGGCGCCCCCGTCCAGTGGGCAGTCTGGATGCCTCTGTGGACTCCGAGTTCCGGAACGCTTAGAGGCACAGCTCCGGTTGAAACCGAGGCCAGGGGTGCAAGTCCTGCTGAGGGTGGCTGCAGGGGACGCTCTCCAGGTCGCAGACTCCAGCCTGCTATCATCTTACCAGGTCCTCCTGTGGATCCAGATTCGCAGGCTGATACAGAGCACGAGACCCCCGAACTAAATGTCCTGCTGTTGGGTTCCGTGGATGGGCGGCACCTGCTACGGACCTTGGCCCGGGCAGCTCTCTGGCCTCGAAGGAGGTTCCACGTGAGCTGGGATTATGGGGTCTTGGAAGGAGGAGGACGAAGATGAGAGCCCAGTTCCCTGAGtactggagggaggagggggctggggaccCAGACTCCTAGGTTCTGGGGAAGGATGGGGCTGGAGTTGGGGGCTCCTGGGTTGAAGTGGGGGGAAGTGTCTAAGGATGGGGCCTCCTGAGTAGTGACAGAGAGGAGGGTTCTGAGTGCCCACGTTTCTGTGATTGAAAGAGTGGGACTGGTACACAGTTCTGTCGGAGGAGGGGGCTGAAGTTTCCCACTCCTGGGTCTGCTGGGAGCCAGGGACACAGATCTCAGAGTCgttcttccctgtccatcctttTAGTTTTATGTGCTGGAGAATAATCTGGAAGCTGTAGCCCGACATGTGCTGATCTTCAGCCTAGCCCTGGAGGATCCTGAGAAGATGGGGCTGCAAGGTCAGGAAAGACCCAGGCCATCtggcccccatcccctccccgctTCCTGCAGGAGTTCTGGCATTTCAATGGTGAAATTAAGCACTTGGCACATTGTTCCCTATTCCATCATTTGCTCACTCACTTGGTAGCCCTTACAGCCTCAGCTCTTCCTACctttgaaatggggtgaaaaagaaTGCTTCCTAGAATCATTCAGAGAATTCCAGGAGATAATCCACATAAAACTCTCAGAACTGTGTGTAACACAGTGTAAGCATTCAAAACCTCCTGATGAGGGGGAAGCCCAAAAGAGATCCAGGGACTTCCTGAGAGGTCGTGAGTCCCCCGGAAGTGGGGACGGTTTGGCTGACCTGAGTTCCATCCTGCCCAAAGCCTCCTTCAGGCCTGAGTCTCCCCTAGTGAGAGGTATGAACCTCAGGGAATCTGCCTGGAGGAGGCATCCTTGAAAGTGAGACTATAacgaggaaggggaggaggaggatttGGGTGGGAAATTGACTATTTTCCAGTAACAAAAACTTCAGTTTGGTGCCTAGAGCCAAGTCTAGACTCAGGCAGGCTGtgttcaaattctgactctgcttgctgtgtgaccttgggctagtGTCTATCCCTTTCTGGGCTTCTGTTtctacatttataaaatgaagatccTAAAAGTTCTTCCACCATAGAATTCTTATAAgggtttaatgaaaaaaaaaaatgcatgggtCCTGGCTTATGATATAGACTCCACACATATTAGCGATTATTGTTACCATGATTAAGGATGGTAGGTGTCATTAACAGCCCAGGGCTTTCAGAAGACATTGCACAGATTCCTTAATGCACCTTGTAAAGGCTCTTAAACTAGAACTTAACTAACCTAACTAAAAGTGTATCGTTCTCTCTTATAAGATTCTTAAACtaaaatgaaactatatattgATATCGATATATATTGCATATACAACTAAAGGTAAATAGTTctgtcttagtcgctcagtcgtgtccaactctttgcaacccctatggtctgtagcctgccaggctcctgtgtccgtgggatctCCGAAGCAaagatactggagggggttgccattccctttgccaggggatctccccgatccagggatcgaaccccggtctcctgcattagcaggcagattctttgctgctgtgttaccagggaaaccctagttCTGTCTTAAAAGATtctactaacacacatatatcttCATCTCCATCTATATCttataacttttcctttttttccccttaacctTTCCTTTTGTAAGGCAAGAGAAACTTAAGCAGGAAATTCAGGGTTGGGGTTACCTGCAGGGCATGGGGGTAGGAATAGGCGAGGAGACCCAGGTGAGGTGTAagttactcttcatattttagcttTGGGGATGGGTGGGGAACTTGCCTGGGTCCGCCATGTTCATTACACGACTATGGAAGAATACGATCGCTATAAAGTGGGTATGCGTCGCCGTCACGGATCTCACGTGTGGACTCACCCTCTGCTCCCTCCGTGTATGTTCTCCCCTGTCCCCGCAGAGAGAAGCGAGACCTTCCTGGAGGTGTGGGGGAACGCGCTGCTGCGCCCCCCTGTGGCCGCCTTCGTGCGCGCCCAGGCCAGCCGCCTGGCTCACCTGGTGCCGGAGCCCGACCGCCTGGCGGAGCAGCTGCCCTGGCTCAGCCTGGGCGCCCTCAAGGTGCCTCCGCGCGGCCTCCGACTGTCCCCTCCGGGGACCCGGGGGGCGGCCGGGCCGTCCGACAGGGTCTGCGTGGATGGAGCGGGATGAGGGCTCCCCGGCTCCCACCGGGCCATATGGCCCAGGGGGTGGCTTCTGCTGTCGGAGCCTCGGTCCCTTTAGCGGAGAGACGCGAGAATCGTTCCCCACGCCCCGCGGGGGAAGGGAGGGTCGGGGGGAGACGCCGCGGTCCCTGCAGCCCCCTCTCCCTCGTTCTCCCCCACGCCGGCCTGGCCGCGCAGTTCCGCGAGCGCGACGCCCTGGAGGCCGTGTTCCGTTTCTGGGCCGGAGGGGAGAAGGGGCCTGAGGCTTTCCACATGAGCCGCCTGTGGGACTCGAGGCTGCGCCAGTACCTGGGCTCCCGGTACGACGCCCGGCGCGGCGTCAGCGACTGGGACCTGCACATGAAGCTGCACGACCGCGGGgtgagggctggggctgggggtggggctggggctggggctggggtcccTGGTCCTGGCGGTGGAGGAGGCGGGGCTGGGGCCGGTAAGTTTCACGGAGGCTTCTTTCCTCGCTCCCCGCTCCCTCCAGGCCAGAGTCATCCACACCCGCGAGTTCAGGCGCTGGAGGGACACGGGCGTCGCCTTTGAACTCAGAGACTCCAGCGCCTATCACGTGCCCAACCGGACCCTGGCGTCCGGTCGCCTCCTGAACCACGTGCGTGCGCCCTGGCTGCTGCCGCTTCTCGCGTGTGGGGAGCCCCAGAATCCGAGTTCCCCAACATTATCCTCTCTCCCTGCTTTCCCAGCGCGGAGAGCGCGTAGCAGCGCGCGGGTATTGGGGGGACATCGCCACGGGGCCCTTCGTGGCCTTCGGCATCGAAGCGGACGACGAGACCCTCCTGAAGACCAGCAACGGGCAGCCGGTCAAGGTTTGAGGCTGGAGGTGCTGGGGACCTAGTGCCTACGCGAGGCCCCGCCCCTGccgccaggccccgccccgccaaCCGGGGCCCCGCCCCTCGCTACGTCCACGTGACAGCCCCATCCCTCTACTTCCCAAGCCGTCTGGAAATCTGAGTGCGCCCCCAGATGCccgctctgggggtgggggcggaggaAGGGGGCGTTCTCTAGGCCTCTCCCCTGCCACCCTGGCCCCGCGGTCCTAGCCCAGCGTCTGGCCACGCCCCTTCTCCCCACAAAGACCGCGGGCGAGATCACCGAGCACAACGTGGCGGAGCTCTTCCGAGAGATGGCCGCCTGGGGGCGCCCGAGAGCCGCCCAAGGGGACTCGGAGCAGGTGCAGGGCGGCGCGGAGGGAAGCCCGGAGCACGGTAAGCCGCGGACCTGGGCTGTTCCCTTGAGGCTGCAAGCGGGGCTGGGGTGCTCACGTCTGGGGGAGAGCAGGACCCGGACCCTCGTCCCAGGCTTCAGGCTCCGGGTATCTGAAGTCCAAGCATGGACCGGTACGGTGTCTAAAGCCTGGACAAGTGACCTCCCCTTCCCGACATCCGGtctgtttttcactcttctctttgaaTTTCTCTCACTTTTCTAACTCTTAACACCATTCTTACCATTCTGAATTCCAATAGCAGAATTATGATCAAGAGGCTGAGAACATTTTAACGATGTGCTAGGTTTCAGATTACCGTTGGATAATCCCCCGACCCCAAATCTGGTCGTGCCTCCGTCTACCCATTACCTAGGTTGGCCCTCCCGGGTGAATTAATGACTTGTGTGGCCATGGGTCACccactctcttttcttctcttgaatCTCGGTTGCctagtctgtaaaatgggtttcTGCCTGCCAAGCCAGTCTTCCCAGAATTTTCTACCCAATAGAAAGGATGACAAAAGGCCTGAAGACAGATGAGGAGAGTCATCTCCAAGCTTCGAGTGTCTGCCTGACCCTGCCCATCTTCCCTTCCCCAGCAGCCCCTGCCCCAGAGCCCTTCACTGTCCACTTCCTGTCCCTCGGTTCTGCCCACACTCTCCACCACAAGAGCTGCTACAAGGGACAGTTCCAGCTTCTCTACGTGGCCTGTGGGTAAGAGAACCTGGGAGGGGCCCAGATCTTCCTCACCCAACCCCTCCTCCGACAGACCCAGGAATCCAGGCTCCCAGACCCTCCGCAATCAGTGTCCAGGTCTCCAGCCTCCCTTCTTCGCTCAGGACCTCAAAGTCCGAGCCTCAGCTTTCCCCTTTTCTCTCCGCAGGATGGTCCATCTTCTCAGCCCCGAGTTGGGGGCCTGCGTGGCCCCCGGAGGACGCCTGATTGTCGAATTAGCCCAGTGAGCCAGCAAAGGGCAGGGCGAGCAACTTCCAGGCCGAGGGCGGAAAGCGGGGCCCCCTAACCCGCCGCTTCCTGTTTCCAGGTTCCTAGTGGACCTGCGGCAGGAGCAGCTGCAGGCGTTCTCCAGCCGGGTCAGGGAGCTAGCACAGGCGGCTGGATTCGCCCCCCACTTGGGGGGCAAGCCCTCGGACACCTTCGCGCGCTTCTACAAGGCCGGGGACTCAGCTCCCAGCCACGAGGACCCGGCTGTGGAATCTGGGACTCCGCCCCCTGAATTCCTGGCCCCGCCCATTGAGGCAACCGACCCACCTCGTGAGGATAGGACCCAGCCCCTTGTACCGGGGACCCCACCCTCTGAACCCCTCAAATTGACCTCAGACTCTCAGGCTTCACTCTTGGAGGCTTCAGTTCCGCCCACAGGGAATCAGGCCCCTAAATCAGAGAATCGGACTGTTCCTCCAGAGACCAAGTCCCCCACCCCCGAAATCTAAAGTCCGGTCCTAGAATGAGAACGCGCTTCTAGAATGCTCAGTTACACTCTCAACAGTCTCACTCAGCGCCAGAGGTGTCGCTAGCATTTCGGattccattcctgggattctaTATTTATTCCTGGAATTCTAGACTGTTCTCTTGAGTTCTGCCTTTCACTCCCAGACTCTGAAAACAGCCTGGAGATCTAGCCCTGGGGCTCTGCTCAGGCCCTCTTCGTGGTCCCCTCGTCCCCAGGCATCCCATTCCTaactgggggctgggggtgtcACCTCTCACATGCTGGTCTACCCTCAGGTGGTCTAAGTAAAGAGAGCCAAGAGCTCTTCTCCAGGTGTCCGTGtctttcctgccctcagtctgtcTCTAAggatgggagagggagggggtgtggggggtgaCGAGAGGTGAAGTTTTATGTGCTACCTGCTGaagcatattgaaaagtagagatattactttgccaacaaaggtctgtctagtcaaggctatggtttttccagtagtcatgtatatatgtgagagttggactataaagaaagctgagcgctgaagaattgatgctttcaaactgtggtgttggagaagactcttgagagtcccttggactgcaaggagatccaaccagtccatcctaaaggagatcagtcctgggtttcattggaaggattgatgttgaagcggaaactccaatactccaatactttggccacctgatgggaagagctgactcatttgaaaagaccctgatgctgggaaagattgaaggcgggaggagaaggggatgacagaggatgagatggttggatggcatcaccgactcaatgggtatgagttgagtaaactccgggagttggtgatggactggcgttgctgcagtccatggggtcgcaaagagttggacacgactgagtgactgaactgaactgctgaaaGCCTGGGCACCCCACACCTGTGTCCTCAAGTGAATCAGCAAACTTTACTGATTGGGTAACAGGTTTGGGGCCCTGAGACTGAGTATAACGTGGTGAAGTCCCAGCCCTGAAGGAGACTGCAATTTAGTGAATGGGCTGGGCCTAGACTcccgggtctgagggaggaggggctgggggcctggacccCGGGTTCTGAGGGAGGAGGGCCTGGATCTGCAGGCCGCCAAGGTGAAGGGGTGATCCAGCTGGAGCGTGGCCCGCCCCACCCCTCACGCGCGCCGTTATCTCGAATcctgggcagggggaggagggggcagcagtATATTTAGTCTCCGACCTCGCCCCTTATCTCAGTGTCCTCAGTGAGGTTTGAGCAGACCGGACGAGACAGAAGTCCCAGGGGTCTTCAAGGTCACTCCGGACGCTCCCTCCCTGACCCTCCAAGAGCTCCTTGCCCCCGGGGTTCTGCCTCCCTCAGCTCCTGGCCTGAGACCCAGCATGGCGGACCAGTGAGTGAAGACTGGTAACCCGGGCTCCTGAGGCCGGAGGCGGGTGGGGTGTTGTTTCCTGGGTCCCTGTGAGGGGTGAGAGCTGCGAGCCTGGACTCCGGTCTGAGAAGGGAGGTAAGGACAGGAACCCCGGGTGTCGGAATGATGTGAGAGTCTGCGACTCCAACCCCTAGGAGCCCAGAATGGGGAGCTGGTGGGCCGGCTCTGCGGTCAGAAGGGACTATGGGGTCCCTTGGGACACGGACTAGCCAGGACCCAGGCCCACCAGTAACCCCCTTTCCTGGTTTCTCTCCCTCCAGGAGCGGCGGCAGGACGGTGAGAGCGGACATGGGCTGACCCCGAGTGCCCGGGAGGGGGCTGCGGGGAGGGCTCTGGGGAGAGAGACTGCAGCCCTGGAAGGCGGCACGCAGAGGGGGTCCCCGTGGTGACTCAGCTCTGTTCCCCCAACCCCAGGCGGGGGACACGGTCCCCGCGCCCCCTCCTGTCCGACGCCGCTCGTCAGCCAACTATCGCGCCTACGCCACGGAGCCGCACGCCAAGGTGAGGTCGGGGGGCCAGCGGGTGCGCGGGGCCGGTCGGGGGCCTCGCAGGGTCTGGATTCGGGTTCTTAGGGCACCGGCGTCCTGGGGAGAAGGGGCGGAGCCAGGGCCCTCCTGGGACTTTGGTCGCCGGCGGAGCCCAAGAGGAGGAAGGCCTTCATGGGACGAGCTTAGCCGAGGGCCGGCGTCTGATTGGTGCGAGCTTGCCTATGGGCGGAGTCCCACCGCCTCTGGACCTGAGATCGCTTAGAGACGGTGGGCGGCACCTAGCTACAGACTCCAGATTGGTGGATGGGGATGAGGGGCGTGGCTTCCCAAGGGCTGGAGTTGGAGGAGGGACCTGACTTGAGGGGGCGGGGATTCTGATGCTCCTCCCGCCGTCCTTCTTCGGATCTTCCTCCCTCATCCTTCCTTGCTGTCTTACCCTGGCAGAAAAAGTCTAAGATCTCCGCCTCGAGGAAACTGCAGCTGAAGGTGCGGATGAGCCCGGGGAAAGCCTAGGTGTTTTCAGGGGGCGGGGCTTGAACGTTGGGGTGGAGCTTAGGGTAAGCGAGTGGGCGGGGCTTGGTAAATTTGGCGGAGGGGTGGCCCTGGCAGGGAGAGGTGGGGTCCGGGAATATTGGACATCAACCTGGAGGGGGCAGGTCTCTGGAAGCCGGCCTGGGATTAGAGGGCGGGGCCCGGTGAGGGTGACTACGCAGCAGCGTCCTCATCCCAATACTGGGCCGCGGTTCCCGGCACCCCATccccagaccctgatgctgcagaTTGCGAAGCAGGAACTGGAACGGGAGGCCGAGGAGCGGCGAGGAGAGAAGGGGCGCGCTCTTAGCACACGGTGCCAGCCCCTGGAGTTGGCCGGGCTGGGCTTCGAGGAGCTCCAGGTACCGGTTCTCATCAGGGACTCCGGCCCAGCCTGGGGTCCCAGGTTCCTAGGTCCGATCTTGCGTCCCTTGGGACTCAGGGGTATACTTACGATGCCCCCACTCTTCTGCTCAGGACCTTCGGGCCTAATTTGCCAATCCTCACCCTTAGGAGTTCAGAAATGTGGCCCGCAGCTGCCTACAACCTCAAAACCCAGAGACTGGTTCCTCCAGCCCAACTCCAGTCCAGATTCTCAGAACCTCTGACTCTAAAGTTCCCCAGGGTCTGGCTTCAATCTACTCCTCCAggtccccagcccctcctccctcagacccaggaGTCCAAACCCCTGGGGTTTCTCCTCACTACACACACCGCATTCCTCCACCAGGACTTGTGCCGACAGCTCCACGCCCGCGTGGACAAGGTGGATGAGGAGAGATACGACGTGGAGGCGAAAGTCACTAAGAACATCACGGAGGTGGGAGGCACTGGGCAGCCTGGGTCCCTTCGGGGTAGGGTGCGATGCCTCTGGCTCTGGTCTCAGCCTGGCCCCTTGCAGCTGCTTACAGCTGCAGACACCAGGAGACCCAGGACAACTCTGTGATCCTGGCAGGGAGGGGCCAGAAGGATGAGCACAATAGGGTCAGGGAAtgctgttccaggcagagggaacagcacatGCAAAAACCAGGAGGGGACAAAGCAAGAAATATGTTTGTGAACATTTGTGGCTGGAGCCTCAAGTGTTGGTAAGTTAGCTCAAGTGTAGGCCAGGGACCTGTGAGATGCATGTAGCTGGACTGGGATGTGTTGGTGGTTTTCAGAGATGAGGCTGAGGCAAATTGGGATCCAATTACAGGATGCGGAGCTTGGATTTCATCCTGAGGGTGGTAGAGGCCTGAACTAGGGAGAGCCTGGCTAGGGATAGGAGAGAAGTGTAGGGCACAGGAGTGaggcaaggaggaggaggaggagggtctcCACCTCCCTTTATGGCTTCGCCCAGATTGCAGATCTGAACCAGAAGATCTTTGACCTTCGGGGCAAGTTCAAGCGGCCCACTCTGCGAAGAGTGCGGATCTCTGCAGATGCCATGATGCAGGCACTGCTGGGTGCCAG
Proteins encoded in this region:
- the LOC133052112 gene encoding dynein axonemal assembly factor 3 isoform X1, which codes for MTTPAGSGTGFGSVSWWGLSPAVDLQAESPPVDPDSQADTEHETPELNVLLLGSVDGRHLLRTLARAALWPRRRFHFYVLENNLEAVARHVLIFSLALEDPEKMGLQERSETFLEVWGNALLRPPVAAFVRAQASRLAHLVPEPDRLAEQLPWLSLGALKFRERDALEAVFRFWAGGEKGPEAFHMSRLWDSRLRQYLGSRYDARRGVSDWDLHMKLHDRGARVIHTREFRRWRDTGVAFELRDSSAYHVPNRTLASGRLLNHRGERVAARGYWGDIATGPFVAFGIEADDETLLKTSNGQPVKTAGEITEHNVAELFREMAAWGRPRAAQGDSEQVQGGAEGSPEHGTPAAPAPEPFTVHFLSLGSAHTLHHKSCYKGQFQLLYVACGMVHLLSPELGACVAPGGRLIVELAQFLVDLRQEQLQAFSSRVRELAQAAGFAPHLGGKPSDTFARFYKAGDSAPSHEDPAVESGTPPPEFLAPPIEATDPPREDRTQPLVPGTPPSEPLKLTSDSQASLLEASVPPTGNQAPKSENRTVPPETKSPTPEI
- the LOC133052112 gene encoding troponin I, cardiac muscle isoform X2, which gives rise to MSRLWDSRLRQYLGSRYDARRGVSDWDLHMKLHDRGARVIHTREFRRWRDTGVAFELRDSSAYHVPNRTLASGRLLNHRGERVAARGYWGDIATGPFVAFGIEADDETLLKTSNGQPVKTAGEITEHNVAELFREMAAWGRPRAAQGDSEQVQGGAEGSPEHAPAPEPFTVHFLSLGSAHTLHHKSCYKGQFQLLYVACGSGGRTAGDTVPAPPPVRRRSSANYRAYATEPHAKKKSKISASRKLQLKTLMLQIAKQELEREAEERRGEKGRALSTRCQPLELAGLGFEELQDLCRQLHARVDKVDEERYDVEAKVTKNITEIADLNQKIFDLRGKFKRPTLRRVRISADAMMQALLGARAKETLDLRAHLKQVKKEDTEKENREVGDWRKNIDALSGMEGRKKKFEG